One window of Streptomyces sp. FIT100 genomic DNA carries:
- a CDS encoding ABC transporter substrate-binding protein, which yields MTPGPTPNRHLGRRDMLRAGAGLLVVATASGCGFFETAPDDSRGGGGAKGKEAPSLKKQVEAGKLPKVEDRLPAKPLEVKPLEETGAYGGTWHSAMITQEDTGWLRYAVGYEPLVRWAPVWQGVTKTEILPNVCEKYEVLGGGKEFVFHLRKGLRWSDGEPVTVEDLDFAFNDCNINSELHQHGVYELWQSASGRPARFEIVDDLTVKYVYEEPKPGFLEEFAGTTGLQPILPKHYLKQFHPKYNEDADKLAKAAGLTNWIDHMPLVSEMFANPKLPTLNAWLPRNAVTKGSQVVCDRNPYYWKVDPDGSQLPYIDKVIIDIVQEVEVELLKISNGDLDMQLYHFGTVRNKPVIVRNRSKGGYRVIDVEPDAANTLIIGLNQTHPDKKKRALYANKDFRIGLSYAINRQKIIDTVFAGQGQPWQAAPNPGHELLNEELGRQYTEFSVAKANEHLDKAGFTRRNGDGIRLTPDGDPVAFTVLIVSEYADQVDAMDMIRSDWLKVGVDATLSRVAETLYWERVESGRSEAATWDCNNFDLRTGTGGNHYYVPTNPRGGSRYGGEWAKWYMQDGRGEEPPARIKEQLELFDRMRATFDADEALRIAQLILEITKEQFYYIGISTPPKDYGIAKTNLGNVPKEFNSNGLHQMPGPSNPSTYYFRA from the coding sequence ATGACTCCCGGACCGACACCGAATAGGCACCTCGGACGAAGAGACATGCTGCGGGCGGGCGCCGGCCTCCTCGTGGTCGCCACCGCCTCCGGCTGCGGGTTCTTCGAGACCGCCCCGGACGACAGCCGCGGCGGCGGGGGAGCGAAGGGCAAGGAGGCGCCCTCGCTGAAGAAGCAGGTCGAGGCCGGGAAACTGCCCAAGGTCGAGGACCGCCTCCCGGCCAAGCCCCTTGAGGTCAAGCCCCTGGAGGAGACCGGTGCCTACGGCGGCACCTGGCACTCCGCGATGATCACCCAGGAGGACACCGGCTGGCTGCGCTACGCCGTGGGCTACGAGCCGCTGGTGCGCTGGGCGCCCGTCTGGCAAGGCGTCACCAAGACGGAGATCCTCCCCAACGTCTGTGAGAAGTACGAAGTGCTGGGTGGCGGAAAGGAGTTCGTCTTCCACCTCCGCAAGGGCCTCAGATGGTCCGACGGCGAGCCCGTCACCGTCGAGGACCTCGACTTCGCCTTCAACGACTGCAACATCAACAGCGAGCTCCACCAGCACGGCGTCTACGAGCTGTGGCAGTCCGCTTCCGGCAGGCCGGCCCGTTTCGAGATCGTGGACGACCTCACCGTCAAGTACGTCTACGAGGAGCCGAAGCCCGGCTTCCTGGAGGAGTTCGCGGGCACCACCGGCCTTCAGCCCATCCTGCCCAAGCACTACCTCAAGCAGTTCCACCCGAAGTACAACGAGGACGCCGACAAGCTGGCGAAGGCGGCCGGGCTGACCAACTGGATCGACCACATGCCCCTCGTGTCGGAGATGTTCGCCAATCCGAAGCTGCCGACCCTCAACGCCTGGCTGCCGCGGAACGCGGTCACCAAGGGCAGTCAGGTGGTCTGCGACCGCAACCCCTACTACTGGAAGGTCGACCCCGACGGCAGCCAGCTGCCGTACATCGACAAGGTCATCATCGACATCGTCCAGGAGGTGGAGGTCGAGCTCCTCAAGATCTCCAACGGCGATCTGGACATGCAGCTCTACCATTTCGGCACCGTCCGCAACAAGCCGGTCATCGTGCGCAACCGCTCCAAGGGCGGCTACCGCGTCATCGACGTGGAGCCCGACGCGGCCAACACATTGATCATCGGCCTCAACCAGACCCACCCCGACAAGAAGAAGCGCGCGCTCTACGCGAACAAGGACTTCCGCATCGGGCTCTCGTACGCCATCAACCGGCAGAAGATCATCGACACCGTCTTCGCCGGCCAGGGGCAGCCCTGGCAGGCCGCACCCAACCCGGGGCACGAACTGCTCAACGAGGAACTGGGCAGGCAGTACACCGAGTTCTCCGTGGCCAAGGCCAACGAGCATCTGGACAAGGCGGGCTTCACCCGGCGCAACGGCGACGGCATCCGTCTCACTCCGGACGGCGATCCCGTGGCCTTCACCGTGCTGATCGTCTCCGAGTATGCCGACCAGGTCGACGCCATGGACATGATCCGCAGCGACTGGCTGAAGGTGGGCGTCGACGCCACGCTCTCCCGCGTGGCCGAAACCCTGTACTGGGAGCGGGTCGAGAGCGGCAGGTCGGAGGCCGCCACCTGGGACTGCAACAACTTCGACCTGCGTACCGGAACCGGTGGCAACCACTACTACGTGCCGACCAACCCGCGTGGCGGCTCCCGCTACGGGGGCGAATGGGCCAAGTGGTACATGCAGGACGGCCGCGGCGAGGAGCCCCCGGCACGGATCAAGGAGCAGCTGGAGCTCTTCGACCGGATGCGCGCCACGTTCGACGCCGACGAGGCCCTTCGCATCGCCCAGCTGATCCTGGAGATCACCAAGGAGCAGTTCTACTACATCGGGATCTCGACCCCGCCCAAGGACTACGGGATCGCCAAGACGAACCTGGGCAACGTGCCCAAGGAGTTCAACAGCAACGGACTGCACCAGATGCCGGGCCCCAGCAATCCCAGCACCTACTACTTCAGGGCCTGA